One stretch of Caldinitratiruptor microaerophilus DNA includes these proteins:
- the guaB gene encoding IMP dehydrogenase, whose translation MDHVPVDFRDKIGPEALTFDDVLLLPARSEVLPRDVDVSTRLTRQIRLNVPLVSAPMDTVTESRMAIAMAREGGIGIIHKSMPIQEQAAEVDRVKRSEHGIITDPVFVHPEDTIRRAEEIMARYHISGVPVVDHGHRLVGILTNRDLRFEENWDRPVHEVMTRENLITAPVGTTLDQAKEILRRHKVEKLPLVDRDGRLRGLITIKDIQKAKQYPNSAKDARGRLLVGAAVGVTPQTIERVDALVEAGVDVVVVDSSHGHSVGVLETVAAIRRRHPNLAIIGGNVATYEGTLDLIEAGADAIRVGIGPGSICTTRVVAGIGVPQLTAIMECARAARPRGVPVIADGGIRYSGDIVKALAAGADTVMIGSLFAGTDESPGEMEIFQGRSFKVYRGMGSIGAMKEGSPDRYFQEQGAKLVPEGIEGRVPYRGPLAETVFQLVGGVRSGMGYCGCRTIPELQERGRFIRITSAGIRESHPHDVQITKEAPNYSAQ comes from the coding sequence GTGGACCACGTTCCCGTGGACTTTCGGGACAAGATCGGGCCGGAGGCGCTGACCTTCGACGACGTGTTGCTCCTTCCCGCCCGTTCCGAGGTCCTGCCGCGCGACGTGGACGTCTCCACCCGGCTCACGCGGCAGATCCGCCTCAACGTCCCGCTGGTCTCCGCGCCGATGGACACGGTGACCGAGTCCCGCATGGCCATCGCGATGGCCCGGGAGGGCGGCATCGGCATCATCCACAAGTCGATGCCCATCCAGGAGCAGGCCGCGGAGGTCGACCGGGTCAAGCGCTCCGAGCACGGCATCATCACCGACCCCGTCTTCGTGCACCCGGAGGACACCATCCGGCGGGCCGAGGAGATCATGGCCCGCTACCACATCTCCGGCGTGCCGGTGGTGGACCACGGCCACCGGCTCGTGGGGATCCTCACCAACCGCGACCTCCGGTTCGAGGAGAACTGGGACCGGCCCGTCCACGAGGTCATGACCCGCGAGAACCTCATCACGGCCCCGGTGGGCACCACGCTCGACCAGGCCAAGGAGATCCTCCGCCGCCACAAGGTGGAGAAGCTTCCCCTGGTCGACCGGGACGGCCGCCTCCGGGGCCTCATCACGATCAAGGACATCCAGAAGGCGAAGCAGTACCCCAACTCTGCCAAGGACGCGAGGGGCCGGCTCCTCGTGGGGGCGGCCGTGGGCGTGACCCCCCAGACGATCGAGCGGGTCGACGCCCTCGTGGAGGCCGGGGTCGACGTCGTCGTGGTGGACAGCTCGCACGGCCACTCGGTGGGCGTGCTGGAGACGGTGGCGGCCATCCGGCGGCGCCACCCGAACCTGGCCATCATCGGCGGGAACGTGGCCACCTACGAGGGCACCCTGGACCTCATCGAGGCCGGGGCCGACGCCATCCGGGTCGGCATCGGCCCGGGGTCGATCTGCACCACCCGGGTCGTGGCCGGCATCGGCGTCCCGCAGCTGACCGCCATCATGGAGTGCGCCCGGGCGGCGCGCCCCCGGGGGGTGCCCGTCATCGCCGACGGGGGCATCCGGTACAGCGGCGACATCGTCAAGGCGCTGGCGGCAGGCGCCGACACGGTCATGATCGGCTCGCTCTTCGCCGGCACCGACGAGTCGCCGGGCGAGATGGAGATCTTCCAGGGACGCTCCTTCAAGGTGTACCGCGGCATGGGCTCGATCGGGGCCATGAAGGAGGGCAGCCCCGACCGCTATTTCCAGGAGCAGGGGGCCAAGCTGGTGCCGGAGGGCATCGAGGGCCGGGTCCCCTACCGCGGGCCCCTCGCCGAAACGGTCTTCCAGCTCGTGGGCGGCGTGCGCTCGGGCATGGGCTACTGCGGCTGCCGGACGATTCCGGAGCTGCAGGAGCGGGGGCGGTTCATCCGGATCACCAGCGCCGGCATCCGCGAGAGCCACCCGCACGATGTGCAGATTACGAAAGAGGCGCCGAACTACAGCGCCCAGTAG
- the murC gene encoding UDP-N-acetylmuramate--L-alanine ligase → MSVGQRVHFIGIGGYGMSGLARVLLETGHVVTGSDARRSDRTEALERLGATVYIGHDPAHVQGADVVVYSTDVPADNPERVAAREAGIPLLHRSELLARFVNDREGIAVTGTHGKTTTTAMTATILEEGGLDPTVLVGGEVDHFGGTAKVGRGPYVVAEADESDGSFLRYTPRIAVVTNIEPEHLEHYGGDFANVVDAYRRFLGQVRPGGAIVACADDPRALELARAEAGRVRVVLYGLGAGPEPAPDWTASGVRVEPAGPVFTAVHQGRPAGEVRLGVPGRHNVQNALAALAVGHLLGVPFPRMAAALARYRGARRRFQVLAEAGGIRVVDDYAHHPTEIRATLRAAREVVGPPGRVIAVFQPHRYTRTASLLDEFGHAFGDADVVVLTEIYSPPGERPIPGVSGQVLAERVRQARGAAVHLLSDPEEIVRFLLREARPGDLVITLGAGDIWRVARDYGQRLRSVV, encoded by the coding sequence GTGAGCGTGGGGCAGCGGGTGCACTTCATCGGCATCGGCGGGTACGGGATGAGCGGGCTGGCGCGCGTGCTCCTGGAGACGGGGCACGTGGTCACCGGCAGCGACGCCCGCCGGAGCGACCGCACCGAGGCGCTCGAGCGCCTGGGGGCGACCGTGTACATCGGGCACGACCCGGCGCACGTGCAGGGCGCCGACGTCGTGGTGTACTCGACCGACGTCCCCGCGGACAACCCCGAGCGGGTCGCCGCCCGGGAGGCGGGGATCCCCCTGCTTCACCGGTCGGAGCTGCTGGCTCGGTTCGTCAACGACCGCGAGGGCATCGCCGTCACGGGGACCCACGGAAAGACGACCACCACGGCGATGACCGCGACGATCCTGGAAGAGGGCGGCCTCGACCCCACCGTGCTGGTGGGGGGCGAGGTGGACCACTTCGGGGGTACCGCGAAGGTGGGCCGCGGGCCCTACGTGGTGGCGGAGGCGGACGAGAGCGACGGCAGCTTCCTCCGCTACACGCCCCGGATCGCGGTGGTCACGAACATCGAGCCGGAGCACCTGGAGCACTACGGCGGCGACTTCGCCAACGTGGTCGACGCTTACCGCCGCTTCCTGGGCCAGGTCCGCCCCGGCGGCGCCATCGTGGCGTGCGCCGACGACCCCCGGGCCCTGGAGCTCGCCCGCGCCGAGGCGGGGCGGGTCCGGGTCGTCCTCTACGGGCTGGGCGCGGGGCCTGAGCCCGCCCCCGACTGGACCGCGTCCGGGGTGCGGGTCGAGCCGGCCGGCCCGGTCTTCACGGCCGTGCACCAGGGCCGGCCCGCCGGGGAGGTGAGGCTCGGCGTCCCCGGCCGGCACAACGTGCAGAACGCCCTGGCGGCGCTGGCCGTCGGCCACCTGCTCGGCGTACCCTTCCCCCGCATGGCGGCGGCCCTGGCGCGGTACCGCGGGGCAAGGCGCCGGTTCCAGGTCCTGGCCGAGGCAGGGGGCATCCGGGTGGTGGACGACTACGCCCACCACCCCACGGAGATCCGCGCGACCCTGCGGGCTGCCCGGGAGGTGGTCGGGCCGCCGGGGCGGGTGATCGCCGTGTTCCAGCCCCATCGCTACACCCGCACGGCCAGTCTCCTCGACGAGTTCGGCCACGCCTTCGGCGACGCCGACGTGGTCGTGCTGACCGAGATCTACTCGCCTCCGGGCGAGCGTCCGATCCCCGGCGTCTCCGGGCAGGTGCTGGCAGAACGGGTGCGCCAGGCCCGGGGCGCGGCGGTGCACCTCCTGAGCGACCCGGAGGAGATCGTGCGCTTCCTTCTCCGCGAGGCGCGCCCCGGCGACCTGGTGATCACCCTCGGCGCCGGCGACATCTGGCGGGTCGCGCGCGACTACGGCCAGCGGCTCCGGAGTGTGGTATAA
- a CDS encoding gamma carbonic anhydrase family protein: MPVRAFRGEAPVIHPSAFVADGAYVIGKVEVGPEASIWFGAVVRGDEDRIRIGARTNIQDGAVLHADPGFPCTIGEGCVVGHRAIVHGCTVGDHCLIGMGAVVMNGVRLGEGCVVAAGAVVPEGKEFPARSLVVGVPARAVRVLSEEEVRRLVHEGARAYEELARAYREER, from the coding sequence ATGCCGGTCAGGGCGTTTCGGGGAGAGGCTCCGGTGATCCACCCCTCGGCCTTCGTCGCGGACGGGGCATACGTCATTGGAAAGGTCGAGGTGGGGCCGGAGGCGAGCATCTGGTTCGGCGCCGTGGTGCGGGGGGACGAGGACCGCATCCGCATCGGGGCCCGCACCAACATCCAGGACGGGGCGGTGCTGCACGCGGACCCGGGTTTTCCGTGCACGATCGGCGAGGGGTGCGTGGTCGGCCACCGGGCGATCGTGCACGGCTGCACGGTGGGCGACCACTGCCTGATCGGCATGGGCGCCGTGGTGATGAACGGGGTGCGACTGGGCGAGGGCTGCGTCGTCGCCGCCGGGGCGGTCGTCCCGGAAGGGAAGGAATTCCCGGCCCGATCGCTCGTCGTCGGCGTGCCGGCCCGGGCCGTGCGGGTCCTGTCGGAGGAGGAGGTGCGCCGCCTGGTCCACGAGGGCGCCCGGGCATATGAAGAACTGGCGAGGGCGTACCGGGAGGAGCGCTGA
- a CDS encoding acyltransferase: MARRLTYHQNRGPYNSLQSWPRMVHPLRVVWNFLCIYAARYSPSLTLKNFLYRLTGMRVGRHVSVGLAAVFDIFFPQLITIEDNAVIGYNTVVLCHEFLVDGWRTGPVVIGEGAMIGANCTVLPGVVIGKGATVSAMSLVNRDVPPGAVVGGVPARPIRRADGADDPPSVRGGVEHI, translated from the coding sequence GTGGCCCGGCGCCTCACCTACCACCAGAACCGGGGCCCCTACAACTCGCTCCAGTCCTGGCCCCGGATGGTGCATCCGCTGCGGGTCGTCTGGAACTTCCTCTGCATCTACGCCGCCCGCTACAGCCCTTCCCTGACGCTCAAGAACTTCCTCTACCGGCTGACGGGGATGAGGGTGGGGCGGCACGTGTCCGTCGGCCTGGCGGCGGTCTTCGACATCTTCTTCCCGCAGCTCATCACGATCGAGGACAACGCGGTGATCGGCTACAACACGGTCGTCCTCTGCCACGAGTTCCTGGTCGACGGCTGGCGCACCGGGCCGGTGGTCATCGGCGAAGGGGCGATGATCGGCGCGAACTGCACGGTGTTGCCCGGGGTGGTCATCGGCAAGGGGGCGACGGTCTCGGCCATGAGCCTGGTGAACCGCGACGTCCCCCCGGGGGCGGTGGTGGGCGGCGTCCCCGCGCGGCCCATCCGGCGAGCGGACGGGGCGGACGACCCCCCGAGCGTCCGGGGCGGCGTCGAACACATTTGA
- the tsaD gene encoding tRNA (adenosine(37)-N6)-threonylcarbamoyltransferase complex transferase subunit TsaD translates to MTRVLGIETSCDETAAAVVEDGRRVLASVIATQADLHRKYGGVVPEVASRQHLENIVPTLREALAQAGVDLGGIDLVAATAGPGLVGTLLVGVSAAKAIAFALGVPLVGVNHLQGHIYANFLRPDPPEFPLVCLVVSGGHTDLVYMAGHGEMELLGRTRDDAAGEAFDKVARLLGLPYPGGPHLERLARDGDPGAVPMPRPWLEGSYDFSFSGLKTAVLYMVRDEPERHRREDIAAAFQAAVVEVLATKAVRAARERGVRTLLLAGGVAANQALRQAVEERAAPLGIRVLYPPPALCTDNAAMIAAAGYHVWRHGGRVDGLDLAVDPNLGILEG, encoded by the coding sequence GTGACCCGGGTCCTCGGGATCGAGACCTCCTGTGACGAGACCGCCGCGGCCGTCGTGGAGGACGGCCGGCGGGTGCTCGCCAGTGTGATCGCCACCCAGGCCGACCTGCACCGAAAGTACGGGGGGGTGGTGCCCGAGGTCGCGTCGCGCCAGCACCTGGAAAACATCGTCCCCACCCTGCGCGAAGCCCTGGCACAGGCCGGCGTCGACCTGGGGGGGATTGACCTGGTGGCGGCGACCGCGGGGCCCGGACTGGTCGGAACCCTGCTGGTCGGGGTCTCGGCCGCCAAGGCCATCGCCTTCGCCCTCGGCGTGCCCCTGGTCGGGGTCAACCACCTGCAGGGTCACATCTACGCGAACTTCCTCCGCCCCGATCCGCCGGAGTTCCCCCTCGTCTGCCTCGTGGTCTCCGGTGGCCACACGGACCTGGTCTACATGGCAGGACACGGCGAGATGGAACTTCTGGGCCGCACCCGGGACGACGCCGCCGGCGAGGCGTTCGACAAGGTGGCGCGCCTCCTCGGCCTGCCCTACCCGGGCGGCCCCCACCTCGAGCGCCTGGCCCGCGACGGCGACCCCGGCGCAGTGCCCATGCCCCGGCCGTGGCTGGAGGGCTCGTACGACTTCAGCTTCAGCGGGCTCAAGACGGCCGTCCTGTACATGGTGCGCGACGAGCCGGAGCGCCACCGGCGGGAGGACATCGCCGCCGCCTTTCAGGCGGCCGTCGTGGAGGTGCTGGCCACCAAGGCGGTCCGGGCGGCCCGGGAACGCGGGGTGCGGACCCTCCTCCTCGCGGGCGGGGTGGCGGCGAACCAGGCGCTCCGGCAGGCCGTGGAGGAGCGGGCGGCGCCGCTCGGCATCCGGGTCCTGTACCCGCCGCCGGCCCTGTGCACGGACAACGCCGCCATGATCGCCGCGGCGGGTTATCACGTCTGGCGCCACGGCGGCCGGGTGGACGGGCTCGACCTGGCGGTGGACCCGAACCTTGGCATCCTGGAGGGATGA
- the rnhA gene encoding ribonuclease HI, with protein sequence MREVEIYTDGACSGNPGPGGWAAILVYGPHEKELSGYETSTTNNRMELRAAIEGLQALKEPCRVKLYSDSAYVVNAFRQGWLERWRRTGWRTADRQPVENRDLWERLLELVTVHQVEWRKVRGHAGHAYNERCDALARAAARRAEEEVRGQRDPGPRDRDLL encoded by the coding sequence ATGCGCGAGGTTGAGATCTACACGGACGGCGCCTGCTCCGGAAACCCCGGCCCCGGGGGCTGGGCAGCGATCCTCGTTTACGGCCCGCACGAGAAGGAGCTGAGCGGGTACGAGACGAGCACGACCAACAACCGCATGGAGCTCCGCGCGGCCATCGAGGGGCTGCAGGCGCTGAAGGAGCCCTGCCGGGTCAAGCTGTACTCGGACAGCGCCTACGTGGTCAACGCCTTCCGCCAGGGCTGGCTGGAGCGCTGGCGGCGCACGGGCTGGCGGACCGCGGACAGGCAGCCGGTGGAGAACCGCGACCTGTGGGAGCGGCTTCTGGAGCTGGTGACGGTCCACCAGGTCGAGTGGCGAAAGGTCCGGGGCCACGCGGGGCACGCGTACAACGAGCGATGCGACGCGCTGGCCCGTGCGGCGGCCCGGCGCGCCGAGGAGGAGGTGCGGGGGCAGCGTGACCCGGGTCCTCGGGATCGAGACCTCCTGTGA
- a CDS encoding aminotransferase class I/II-fold pyridoxal phosphate-dependent enzyme: MERPSRLRQLASSVFAQMDEARRRAVRAGMDVINLSVGSPDLPPAPHVVEALREAALDPHAYGYPLRDLPEFREAVAAWYRSRFGVDLDPDTEVLGLIGSQEGLGHLALALTDPGDLVLVPDPGYPIYTAGPVLAGARLYPYPLRPENGFVLDPEDIPPDVWRQAKLLLVNYPSNPLAAVADRDFFARIVEYARRYRVVVCHDNAYSELAFDGYRPPSFLEVPGAREVGIEINSLSKTFSMAGCRVAYAVGNREVIAALAEVKGHLDYGIFRPIQRAAIAALTGPQDSVRQVAATYQERRDVLVRELRAAGWDVPSPRATMFLWAPLPPGHRDSAAFAAALLERTGVAVTPGAGFGPRGEGYVRIALVQPAERLREAARRIRESGVLAGAGAAAAG; this comes from the coding sequence TTGGAGCGGCCGTCACGTCTGCGGCAGCTCGCCAGCAGCGTCTTCGCCCAGATGGACGAGGCCCGGCGGCGCGCCGTCCGGGCCGGAATGGACGTCATCAACCTCAGCGTCGGATCGCCGGACCTCCCGCCTGCCCCCCACGTGGTGGAAGCGCTCCGGGAGGCGGCCCTCGATCCCCACGCGTACGGGTACCCGCTGCGGGACCTGCCCGAGTTCCGGGAGGCGGTGGCCGCCTGGTACCGGAGCCGGTTCGGGGTCGACCTCGACCCGGACACCGAGGTCCTCGGCCTCATCGGCTCCCAGGAGGGGCTCGGCCACCTCGCCCTGGCGCTGACGGACCCCGGGGACCTGGTCCTCGTGCCCGACCCCGGCTACCCGATCTACACGGCGGGCCCGGTGCTCGCCGGCGCCCGGCTGTACCCGTATCCGCTGCGGCCGGAAAACGGCTTCGTGCTCGACCCGGAGGACATCCCGCCGGACGTCTGGCGGCAGGCGAAGCTCCTCCTCGTGAACTACCCGTCCAACCCGCTCGCCGCCGTGGCGGACCGCGACTTCTTCGCCCGGATCGTCGAGTACGCCCGTCGCTACCGCGTGGTCGTGTGCCACGACAACGCCTACTCCGAGCTCGCCTTCGACGGATACCGCCCGCCCAGCTTCCTCGAGGTGCCGGGAGCCCGGGAGGTCGGGATCGAGATCAACTCCCTGTCGAAGACCTTCAGCATGGCGGGGTGTCGCGTCGCCTACGCGGTGGGCAACCGCGAGGTGATCGCCGCTCTGGCCGAGGTGAAGGGCCACCTCGACTACGGCATCTTCCGCCCGATCCAGCGGGCCGCCATCGCTGCCCTGACCGGTCCGCAGGACAGCGTGCGGCAGGTGGCGGCCACGTACCAGGAGCGGCGGGACGTGCTCGTCCGCGAGCTGCGGGCCGCCGGCTGGGACGTGCCCTCGCCGCGCGCCACGATGTTCCTCTGGGCGCCGCTTCCGCCGGGGCACCGCGACTCGGCGGCCTTCGCCGCCGCCCTGCTGGAGCGCACGGGGGTCGCGGTCACGCCGGGCGCCGGGTTCGGCCCCCGGGGTGAGGGATACGTGCGCATCGCCCTCGTGCAGCCGGCCGAGCGGCTGCGGGAGGCGGCGCGCCGCATCCGGGAATCGGGGGTGCTGGCCGGGGCGGGGGCCGCGGCGGCGGGCTGA
- a CDS encoding TetR/AcrR family transcriptional regulator gives MSTNKLTDIVNASVELFMKKGYHATSMQDIADAVGLQKGSLYHYISSKEDLLVMIIQEALDQYIGRLAEIAASDLPPREKFAQAVRHHLMGIATNLGHLTIFLREAYALTPEQQAIVKRETERYNRLVERIYQEGVEQGVFRPLDPPLVIRTVLGACNWFYRWYRPGGRMSLEEMADFFVDVLFNGIVVR, from the coding sequence ATGTCGACGAACAAGCTCACAGACATCGTGAACGCGTCGGTCGAGCTGTTCATGAAGAAGGGCTACCACGCCACGTCGATGCAGGATATCGCCGACGCGGTGGGGCTGCAGAAGGGCAGCCTGTACCACTACATCTCCAGCAAGGAAGACCTCCTGGTCATGATCATCCAGGAGGCGCTGGACCAGTACATCGGCCGTCTGGCGGAGATCGCCGCGAGCGACCTGCCCCCGCGGGAGAAGTTCGCCCAGGCCGTGCGCCACCACCTCATGGGGATCGCCACGAACCTGGGCCACCTGACGATCTTCCTGCGGGAGGCCTACGCCCTCACGCCAGAGCAGCAGGCCATCGTGAAGCGGGAGACGGAGCGGTACAACCGCCTGGTGGAGAGAATCTACCAGGAAGGGGTCGAACAGGGCGTCTTCCGCCCGCTCGACCCCCCGCTGGTGATCCGCACGGTGCTGGGCGCCTGCAACTGGTTCTACCGGTGGTACCGTCCCGGCGGCCGGATGAGCCTCGAGGAGATGGCCGACTTCTTCGTGGACGTGCTGTTCAACGGCATCGTGGTCCGCTAG
- a CDS encoding acyl carrier protein, producing MHPKQEALRFIRELAGRRVTYDTGLMEVAEEIPGGLEVLVERIQDEFGVELPEELVLEADTVGDLCRLVAHALTTAAETGPDGPVWEAREL from the coding sequence GTGCACCCCAAGCAGGAAGCGCTCCGCTTCATCCGTGAGCTGGCGGGACGCCGCGTCACCTACGACACGGGCCTGATGGAGGTGGCGGAAGAGATCCCGGGAGGTCTGGAGGTCCTGGTCGAGCGGATCCAGGACGAGTTCGGCGTGGAACTGCCCGAGGAGCTGGTCCTCGAGGCGGACACCGTCGGCGACCTCTGCCGGCTCGTCGCCCACGCCCTGACCACGGCTGCCGAGACGGGCCCCGATGGGCCCGTGTGGGAAGCCCGGGAGCTGTAG
- the gabT gene encoding 4-aminobutyrate--2-oxoglutarate transaminase codes for MAHIRLVTSIPGPRSRALLERKERAVAQAFQVHVPVIVERAEGALLTDVDGNTFIDLAGGVGCMNVGHSVPEVVRAIHEASARFTHTDFSIVPYESYIRLAEELSRRAPGNFPKKAAFFNSGAEAVENAVKIARKYTGRRGIIAMEGAFHGRTLMALSLTSRVKPYKQGMGPFAPDVYRVPFPYVYRWPGSPPPEEVARQAVAALERAFVTQVAPEDTAAVILEPVQGEGGFVVPPEGYLPQVQAICRRHGILLIADEVQTGFGRTGRFFASERLGIEPDLITVGKSIAAGLPLSGVIGRADVMDAATDGNIGGTYVGNPVACSAALAVLDVMDREDLPARAEALGRRLRARLEALAERTPLIGEVRGLGAMVAVELVRDRSTREPATAETTEIIREAIRRGVIVLRAGIYGNVIRFLMPLVITEEQLDEALGVLEEAFAAVTARV; via the coding sequence GTGGCCCACATCCGTCTCGTCACCTCCATCCCGGGGCCCCGTTCCCGCGCGCTCCTGGAGCGCAAGGAGCGGGCCGTCGCACAGGCGTTTCAGGTCCACGTCCCCGTGATCGTGGAGCGGGCGGAAGGCGCGCTCCTCACGGACGTCGACGGCAACACGTTCATCGACCTGGCCGGCGGGGTCGGGTGCATGAACGTCGGGCACAGCGTGCCGGAGGTCGTCCGGGCCATCCACGAGGCGAGCGCCCGCTTCACCCACACCGACTTCTCGATCGTGCCGTACGAGTCGTACATCCGCCTGGCGGAGGAGCTGAGCCGCCGGGCCCCCGGCAACTTCCCGAAGAAGGCGGCGTTCTTCAACTCGGGTGCCGAGGCCGTGGAGAACGCCGTGAAGATCGCCCGCAAGTACACCGGGCGGCGGGGCATCATCGCCATGGAGGGGGCCTTCCACGGCCGCACCCTCATGGCGCTGAGCCTGACGAGCCGGGTGAAGCCGTACAAGCAGGGGATGGGGCCCTTCGCGCCGGACGTCTACCGGGTTCCGTTCCCGTACGTGTACCGCTGGCCCGGCAGCCCGCCGCCGGAAGAGGTGGCCCGGCAGGCCGTGGCTGCCCTGGAGCGCGCCTTCGTCACCCAGGTCGCCCCGGAGGACACGGCGGCCGTGATCCTGGAGCCGGTCCAGGGCGAGGGCGGCTTCGTGGTCCCGCCGGAGGGCTACCTGCCGCAGGTGCAGGCGATCTGCCGGCGCCACGGCATCCTGCTCATCGCCGACGAGGTGCAGACGGGGTTCGGCCGGACCGGCCGGTTCTTCGCCTCCGAGCGGCTGGGGATCGAGCCGGACCTGATCACGGTGGGGAAGTCGATCGCCGCCGGGCTGCCGCTGTCGGGGGTGATCGGCAGGGCCGACGTGATGGACGCGGCGACCGACGGCAACATCGGCGGCACCTACGTCGGCAACCCCGTGGCCTGCTCGGCGGCCCTCGCCGTGCTGGACGTCATGGACCGGGAGGATCTGCCGGCGCGGGCGGAGGCGCTCGGCCGGCGGCTGCGGGCGCGGCTCGAGGCTCTGGCGGAGCGCACCCCGCTCATCGGCGAGGTGCGGGGTCTCGGGGCCATGGTGGCGGTGGAGCTGGTGCGGGACCGCTCCACCCGCGAGCCCGCGACCGCGGAGACGACGGAGATCATCCGGGAGGCGATCCGGCGCGGGGTCATCGTCCTGCGGGCCGGGATCTACGGCAACGTGATCCGGTTCCTGATGCCCCTGGTGATCACGGAGGAGCAGCTGGACGAGGCGCTCGGCGTCCTGGAGGAGGCCTTCGCGGCGGTCACGGCCCGGGTGTGA
- a CDS encoding HD domain-containing protein — protein MPLPSRDEAMALLHEWVQDPRLLKHLYGVEACMRAYARKYGGDEDLWGLTGLLHDLDYERYPTLEVHPRKAAEVLREKGYPDELVYAVLAHANYLQDQYPRRSLMDKALYACDELSNFVIAVALVRPNRSIHEVDVQAVRKKMKDKRFAAGVNREDVIGGAAELGLDLDEHIAFVIEALKPVAEQLGIAGTGSAVPAEAAE, from the coding sequence ATGCCGCTGCCGAGCCGCGACGAGGCGATGGCACTCCTGCACGAGTGGGTTCAGGATCCCCGCTTGCTCAAGCACCTGTACGGCGTGGAGGCCTGCATGCGGGCCTACGCCCGCAAGTACGGGGGCGACGAGGACCTCTGGGGCCTGACGGGTCTCCTGCACGACCTGGACTACGAGCGGTACCCGACCCTCGAGGTGCACCCCCGCAAGGCGGCGGAGGTGCTGCGGGAGAAGGGGTACCCGGACGAGCTGGTCTACGCGGTGCTCGCCCACGCCAACTACCTGCAGGACCAGTACCCCCGCCGGAGCCTCATGGACAAGGCGCTCTACGCCTGCGACGAGCTGTCCAACTTCGTGATCGCGGTGGCCCTGGTCCGTCCGAACCGCTCCATCCACGAGGTGGACGTCCAGGCCGTACGCAAGAAGATGAAGGACAAGCGGTTCGCGGCCGGGGTGAACCGCGAAGACGTGATCGGCGGCGCCGCCGAGCTCGGGCTGGACCTCGACGAGCACATCGCCTTCGTGATCGAGGCGCTCAAGCCGGTGGCGGAGCAGCTCGGCATCGCCGGGACCGGCTCCGCGGTGCCGGCGGAGGCGGCGGAGTAA
- a CDS encoding cob(I)yrinic acid a,c-diamide adenosyltransferase: protein MRIYTRTGDKGETSLRWGQRVPKDAVRVEAYGAVDELNSFIGLALALVPAEGGPAGTPAGEILPRLREVLPRVQHELFDVGADLSTPPDRTKGEEPRVRPEQVEALERDIDALDRHLPELRQFILPGGSPAAAALQVARAVCRRAERRLVSLARQEPVEPVLIQYLNRLSDYLFVAARATNLAAGVPEPRVSWSWGRQARSSRGDSHQA from the coding sequence GTGCGAATCTACACCCGCACCGGAGACAAGGGGGAGACGAGCCTGCGCTGGGGCCAGCGGGTACCGAAGGACGCCGTCCGGGTCGAAGCGTACGGCGCCGTGGACGAGCTCAACTCGTTCATCGGCCTGGCCCTGGCACTGGTCCCGGCAGAGGGTGGGCCGGCGGGAACCCCGGCCGGTGAGATCCTGCCACGTCTGCGCGAGGTGCTGCCCCGCGTGCAGCACGAGCTCTTCGACGTCGGCGCCGACCTCTCCACCCCGCCCGACCGGACGAAAGGCGAGGAGCCCCGTGTCCGGCCGGAGCAGGTCGAGGCCCTGGAGCGCGACATTGACGCCCTGGACCGCCACCTGCCCGAACTGCGCCAGTTCATCCTCCCCGGGGGGAGTCCGGCGGCCGCTGCCCTGCAGGTGGCGCGGGCCGTCTGCCGGCGCGCGGAGCGGCGGCTGGTCTCCCTGGCGCGCCAGGAACCGGTGGAACCGGTGCTGATCCAGTACCTGAACCGGCTTTCCGACTACCTCTTCGTCGCCGCCCGGGCCACCAATCTCGCGGCGGGGGTGCCGGAGCCCCGGGTGTCCTGGTCCTGGGGACGCCAGGCGAGGTCATCCCGGGGGGACTCCCACCAGGCCTAA